Genomic DNA from Rhodothermales bacterium:
GGCGATATCTTCCGCCGGTCTCTTTCAACTAACGGACCAGCAGACCGTCCTGGTGAAGGCGCTTTCCCCGGACGAGGCCCCGGATGATGCCCTCGGAATAGTCACAGCCGAAGGTGAGGTTTGGTATCAGGCTGACGGTTGGCTTGGCCGATGGGATGGTCGAAGGTTCCATCGCATTCTGAGGAGTGAATCCGAGTTGAGCACGTGGTCCCTCGCATCCGAGGGCATTCACGTGTCGGACGGCCGCTCTCTGCTTTACGCACACGAAACGGGCGCAGATACCGTGCTGTCGGCGTTCCCGCCCGGGTCACTCTACAGGATCCTCGCGACGGACCGCGAGAACCGGCCGTGGGTGCGATTCGATTTTCCGGATGGGGGTTCCGGGATCGGGTTTGTCGAGGACGGAAGACTACGGACCGTCGATCTCGGCGTACGGGTGGGCACAGTCAATTCAGTGGCCGAGGACAGGGAAGGCACGGTCTGGGTTGGCAGTGATGCGGGACTGTTTGCCCTTCGGCATTCGCCGTTCGAGCTGCCGGCCCTGGTGGAGGATTCCCGGGAGCCCCTCGTCAAGGCGGTCGCTGAAGTGCGCCCGGGGGTGCTCCTTGTCGGGACGTGGGAGGATGGTATCTACCTCCTGAGCGGGAACCAGTCGCAACGTGTCGCCCTTGCGAATATCACGATGGTCTTCGGGCTGGTCGAAACCGGGCCAGAGGAGATTCTGGTGCTGGGATCCACCGATACCGTAGAGTGGCCATCCAGAACCCCACTGCGACGACTGACTCCTCCGGTTCGACGTGCGCTGGTGGACGAGACGGGGACCGTTTGGCAGGGTGGTCGAGAGCTCTACCGGGGGGACACCCTGGTCCCTGGGGTTTCGCAGATCTGGGCGCTGGAGCAGTTGGGGGATTCCGTACTCGTCGGGACCGAATCCGGACTGTTTGGCGGAACGAGCGCGGGCATGATGCCGATCCGCAGCATCGATGAATGGGTGGTCAGCATTCAGCCCAGTTCCCTTGGTGGGGTATGGCTCGGTACCAACGGTTCTGGTCTGCTGCATCTGGGATCCGGCGGGAAACACAGTCTGACTGCCGAACAGGGACTGCCCAGTGAGGGCGTCTGGTGCGCCCTGGAGACTGAGGGCTGGGTGTGGCTAAGCACGGATGCCGGTCTCTCGAGATTTGCGCTGGGTCCGCCCGATGACCCCTTCGCGAGGGCTCGGGCGGAGGGCGTCACCACCTACACCGAAGCCGACGGCCTGCAAAGTCGGGAGTTCAACCGGGGCGGCAACTCCTGCGCGAAATCGACGGATGGAAGGTTGCACTTCGGTTCGCTCCGGGGGTTGGTGTCGGTGATTCCAGGCCGGATCTCCCGGAACGAGCAACCTCCCCGGATTCAAATCCGACAGGTCGACGTGGACGGCATTCCCGCCCCGTACACCGGTGATGAGCTGAATCTGCCTCCCGGGGTGCACAATCTTACGGTGAGGTTCGCCTCCTCGAGTATGGCATCGCCCGAAAAGAACCGGTTCTGGTACCGGCTGAACCAGAACCAGTTGGCCCCGGCTCTTCAGGGGCAGCGAGAGCTCACGCTCATCGGCCTCCGCCACGGAGTCACGGAGATCGAGGTCCACGGGACGAACAACGACGGGGTGCGCTCGGCGAGTCCTGCCATGCTCCGTGTCGCCATTGAGCCGCGCATTCTGGAAAGTTGGTGGGGTCGGCTCGGAGTTGCGCTCATTCTGGTGACTCTTGGTTCGTTCTGGTTCCGTCAGCGCGATGTCCTTCGTCGGGCCCGAATTGTGGAGGCTCAGCGAGTGTCCATCGCCCATGATCTGCACGATGACCTCGGCTCCCGTCTGGGCGCGCTGATGTTGCGGCTGGAACTCCTGGCACAACGAGGTGCAGGCGAAGCGATTTCCGACGAGTTGTCGGCCCTGTCAGAAACAGCGCGATCGATTTCCGGCCAGTTCAGAGATACGCTCTGGTTGATAAGCCCGGAACGCGACCGGCTGGCGGATCTGACTGATCGGATCCGACAACACGTGGACAAGGTCCTGCCGCCCGGTTCGTGGAACGTCGAAGCGAGCGCAGAACAGCCGGAGTACAAGCTCGGCGCATCCTTCAGGCGCCATGTGTTTCTGGCCTTCAAGGAAGCCGTACACAACGCGGCGAAGCACGCCCAGGCCTCCAGATTCAGCATTTCGGTCCATCAGCAAGGCAGAACCCTGGAGGTACGTGTCGAGGACGATGGACGCGGATTCGACCCGGCTGCTCCACGACGAGACGGAAGCATGGGCCTCGACAGCATGCAGCGACGCGCCGCCGCGGTGGGTGGGTCGGCGGTTGTCACCAGCGGGCCAGGACAGGGAACGGTAGTGACGTTCACCGCGCCCTTGTCCAAATGACAAGTTCTGACCATGTGGAGGGCGATGGGAATGGACTAAACTCCCCCATGTCATCGGATGACAGGAATATCCGCGTCTGGTTGGTGGAGGACGATCGCGAGTACCGGGATACGGCACTCTATATCCTGGGGAATACCACCGGTATCTCTTGTGAGGCGACCTTTCATTCGGTGGAGCAGATGGTCACGGGCTGGAGCGAGGGTCGAAAGACCCCGGACGTCATTCTCATGGACGTCGGTCTGCCTGGTCAGACCGGCCTCGAGGGTGCGCGCTGGGTCAAGGCTCACGCTCCCCAGACCCCGGTGGTGATGTTGACCATCCAGGACTCGGCGGATGTGATCTACTCCGCCCTTCGGGCGGGGGCATCCGGATACATCCTGAAAGACACGCCGATAGACAAGTTGGTGGCGGCGATCCGTGCGGCCGCGGCCGGCGGCACCCTGATGTCCGCCCCCGTGGCGACCAAAGTGCTCGGCTTTTTTTCCAGTCAGGACTCGCGGAGCGATTTCGGTCTGACCGACCGCGAACTGGAAGTATTGACGCTGATGGCCGAGGGCCTGCCCCACGCGCAGATCGCCGAGCGGCTCTATCTGTCGGGGCACACCGTCGAGAACCATCTACGGTCGATTTATCGCAAGCTGCATGTCAGCAGCGGCCTGCAGGCCGTGGTCAAGGCGATGCGGTCGGGAATTGTTTGAGGGTTGGAGCACTGACGAGAATCCGTCAGTGTCGATGAGACCCGTATCGGTCGAGAGGTCCTCGCAAGGAGAGGAATAGGCTGAATACGACCGTCCAGGCTGCGAACGGATGCCTGCGCGGAATGACATAAAGCCGTCGTTTCCCCGTCAGGGGTTCATACGCAAGCTTCTTGGGAAGAATGCTACCCCTCCATTCGCTCCCCTCTGCAGATGAAGAAGCTCCTCGCCGCGGCTTGCTTGCTAGTGGCTCCAGGTTTGGCCTTGGGCCAAGTGTTTTCCGACACCCCACAGCGCCTCGTGACTCAAATCTCCGCCGTTCCCATACTCGGCGAGGTTGGAGTCGGAAACATCGACAGCAACGGCCTTCTCGATGTCTGGGCGGTCTCTGGCACCGGAATAACGGGCTGGTTTGCAGACGGGGCCCAGGACTTTGAGCAACTGAGCGACAACGCAGGCGCCTTGCATGACCTCGATGGCGACGGAGATCTGGACCTGTTCACGGGCTATCTGTACCAGGAGAATCTTGGGGGAGTCTTTGATGTTGCGACTTCGCCACTGCAGATAGACTTCTGTTTCGGGCAGTTCGGCCTGGTCGAGATCTCGGGGGATGGGTTTCCCGACGTGGTCGTGCATGACCCGTGTACGGCGACCCTGAGGGCTTTCTTCTCAACTGGCCCGGCGATGTTCGACCCGGCCGTGATTCTCTTCGCGACAACGTCGGACGTTCAGGCGATTCGGGGGGTCAACCTGGATGGCGACGCGGACATGGATGTTGCGTTCGCCTATCCTTCGGAGTCGAGGTTGGTACTCCTCACGAATGTGGACGGCGTCGGCACCCTTGTAGAGTCGACGTTAGTCGCCGGTACCGGCTGGCTTGATCGATTTGCCATTGGAGACCTTAACGGTGATGGCAGTGACGATCTGGTCGCCCGCAACCTGTCCGGGAGCCAGATAGCTTGGGCCCCTGGAGATGGCACCGGAAATCTGGGGGCGCCTGTCTCTATCGGATCGGGCAACGACGAACAGTTGGCCGACATGGACGGAGACGGCGACCTCGATATCGTGGCCAAGTGGTCGGGGATCGGCTGGTTCGCAAACGACGGAAGCGGTGCGTTTGCGCCGTTCATGTCGGTGCTTTCCAACCCAACCAACGCGGACTTTGAGACCGGAAGCCTGTTTGGCGACCCCTTTGCGGACTTGGTGGTCTACTCCCGTGGGAACTCACGGGTCGAGGTGCATGCCAACCTGGGTGAGGGGACGGACTTTTTCCTCTTTCCCTTGACGGAGTCCCAAATTGGGCAGCCTGCCAATCTGGTCACAGCCGATTTCGACCAGGATGGGGCAGATGAGCTGGCCCTACGGGGTGCCGGCAGTGAACTGTGGTATCTGGATGTGTTGGACGGACGCACCCCGCGGCTATTGGACCGAGGAGTCAACGTCGCCGAGCTCGGTTCGGGCGACTTCAGCCGAGACAACGTTCCGGACCTCCTGGGCTTTCAATTCAATCAGACGGGGTCCGTGTTTCGCTACGAAAACTTCGACGGATCTGGCTACTTCTCCATTCGCGAAGGTCTCGCCGACTTCGCGTTCCCGGAAACGATGCAAAACGGTGTCGCGGCTGATGTGAACGGGGACGGTCTGACGGACCTGGTGGCTAATGTTTGGAATAGCACCACCGGGACCAGCCACGCCGCGACCATGCTCCAGGACCCGGACGGCAGTTTCGGTACTCCCACCCTGTCGCCGGGTGTGTCCGGGTACATCGACGCATTTCGGCCGGGCGATGTCGATGGCGACGGGCTTCTGGACCTTCTGGCTCAGGACGTACAGAACAGGGAGACGGTGTGGCTTCCGAACCTGACTGGACAGGATTTCGGGCCAGCTGTTTCCATTGTCAGCGGACTGTGTGTCCAGTTCCTCGAAGTCGGGAATCTAAACGGAGACGGCTTGGTCGACTTCGTGCTCAACGATTGCTCCAGCGGCGCCATCATTCCATGGGTGAATGACGGCGCGGCCTTTACGCCGGGCCCTGCCATTGTGCAGAACTGTCACGACGGTCTCCTGCTTGAAGATTTCAGGGGACTCAATCGAGACGATCTGATTTTGGGCAACGCATGCACTGGCGATGTGACTCATTTTGAGAACGACGGACAGGGTCAGTTTCCCACTTCTAGTCAGGTCGTCCAGGGGTTGAGCGGGCAAGGCTTTGACTTCTCGGCAGGCGATATGGATGGGGACGGCGCGCCTGACTTGGTGTTCGCGCTGCAGTTTGGTGACGAAGTGCAGTGGTTGCGCAATCTGTCGGCCGTTCAGGCGCCCGAGTTGGTTCTCGTGTCGGTGTGTGATCCGACTGGCTGCACCGATGTGAGATTGGGCCGGGCGATGGGAGCGACAGATGGATTTGACCCCCCCTTGGACACCTTCGCACCGCCACCACCGCCCCCTGGAGCCCGCGATGCTCGTTTTCAGCGGGACGGCGAGGACTACATCATTGACGTGATCTCGAATGCCGGGAACGCGGCTGCCTGGGACCTGGCTTTTGATGGCCAAGGCGATGTTGCGGTCGTCTGGGACCCCACCACACTTCCCCCGGGCGGCGATTGGCGCCTGACCGACCCAGGCGGCAGTGGCCTAGACATTGATATGCGGAGCGACCCTGTCTACCTGGACATCGATGATTTGGGCGCCGTGCGCATCCAGTTCTCAGCGGTCGCGCAGGTGGCTCTCAACCTTCAGTCGACCTGGAACATGGTCAGCCTGCCTCTCGAAAGAACGGAGACTGCGGAGCAGCTATTCCCCGGGGCCATACCCGGTTCGTGGTACGCCTTTGATGGCCTCTACGCGCGGCCCGCAACCGATCAATTTTCCTGTGGAGAAGGGTACTGGCTCAGGATGACCACGGGGGGTGTGACCAACCTTCAGGGACCGCCATGTCAGCAGTTCGACCTGCCACTGCTGGAGGGCTGGAACATGGTGGGTGGCCCCGCCTGCTCCGTCGGTATCGGTTTCGTCCAGGATCCCAGCTCGATACTGATTACCGGGACTCTGTTTGACTACAGTGCCGGGTATCAGCCTGCATCTCGCTTCGAGCCGGGCGTTGGGTATTGGATCCGTGCTGCTGCAGACGGCACCATTTCCTTTGACTGTGCCACATCGGCCAAGTCCGGCGCAGTAGACCCGGCAGCCGGTCCGCTTGAGGGGTTCTCCATCGTCAATCTTCGAGACGACCGCGGAGGCATCCAGCGCCTGTACTGGGGAGGCACCCTGCCGGCTGGGCTGGACCGGCGCGCCTATTCAACGCCGCCACCCGCCGCCGGACAGGCCTTCGCGGCAGAGTTCGAGGACGGCCGGTACGTCAGCGAGGCAGCCGGAACGATTCTCTTGCAGGATGCAGAAATGCCGCTGGAAATTCGCTCTGATCGAGCGGTTACGGCTGTAGGCCTGGATGCTTCGGGCCGGGAGCTCGTCCGACTCTCCCTGGAGCCGGGAGCCCCGGTCCGTATCACTGATCCGGGCCTCGCAATGATACGCCTGGGAGAGGAGGTGCCGACCGAGTACATCCTCGAGCCTGCCTACCCGAACCCGTTCAATCCGGAGGCGACCGTCGCATTCCAGTTGCCGACGGAAGAGCACGTTACCCTTCAGGTTTTTGACGTCCTGGGCCGCCTCGTCACCACGTTGGTCAACGGAGAGCCTCTAGCGGCAGGCCGCCACGAGATCAGACTTGACGGCAGCAGCTGGTCGAGTGGGGTATACGTCGTGCGACTTCAGGTCTCCGATCGGGCGCTGGTCCGGCGAGTGATCCTCGCAAAATAGTCCTTCCAGGAACCCAACCTGATCGATCATGGCACGCAGCAATACTCGCGCGTTCGCAATTTTTTTGTCGATCCTGGGCCTGGCAGGTGTGGCCGAGGCCCGTCAATCGGAACAGTATCCCATCCTCTTCGGCGATGGCTCGCGGACGCAGGCGTTGGTAATTGGCTTTGACGACCTTGCCTCCGACGGCCTGGACATTGGTCTTGACCAACTGGCCCCGCCACCGGCGCCGAGCGGCTTCGATGTGCGACTGGACTGGAACGGCGAGCAGTATTTTGTAGACATGCGATCCAGACCGGATGCAGGGGCCACGGCAACCTTCCGCGTCCTGTTCGACGCGGAGGACCTGACCTCGCTCTCGGTTTCTTGGGATGCCGACGCACTCCGCGCCGCGCGACGGTCATTTATCCTTCAGGAGCCCGGAGGCGGGGGATTCTCCCTGGACATGACGGGCACCTCCAGCATTGCTCCGGCCACCGTGCCAGGGATTGCTGCTCCAAAGGCGTTCGAAATCGTCGTCGGACTCCCCTTGCCGCCATCCGCGTTGGACGACTCCGCTACGTTGGACGAGGACGGAGCCATCACGATAGATCTCCTCGCGAATGACACGGATCCCTCGGGAGATGGGCTCGAACTGTTTTCTTTAACGACGCCCGCCCATGGCACCCTGGCTGACAACGGGGATGGAACGGTGGACTACGCGCCTGATGAGAATTACTTCGGGCCCGACAGCTTCGAGTACACGGTCTTCAACGGACAACTTGCCACCGCTTCGGTGGCCATCACAGTTGTCCCGGTCAATGATCCCCCCGAAGCCTTGGACGACAGCGGTACCGTGGACGAGGACGGGGTGCTGGAGTTGGACTTGCTCTCGAACGACGTGGACGTTGAGGCAGACGCGCTCTCGCTGGTTTCATTTACAACACCTGCCAGCGGCTCCATCGAGGATCCCGGGCTCGCAGCTTCAAAGCGAGGTGCCGCAGATCTCGTGTATCGGCCTGACCCCGATTTTCACGGGAGTGATTCGTTCACCTACGTAGTGGATGACGGCAATGGCGGGCAGGACACGGGAGTCGTAGTCATCACCGTCAACGCGGTCAACGATCCTCCCTCTGCCACGGACGATGAGGTCCAGACCACCCTGGACAATTCCCTGTCGATCGATGTCCTGGCCAACGATTCTGATGTGGAGGGTGATCAACTGAGCATTGATTCTTTCCAACAGCCGTCGCACGGCTCGACAACCCTCGACGACGGCGGTACACCCGAGGACGCGGCTGACGACCGCCTGATTTACACTCCGCAGGCCGGATACCACAATCAGGACGGCAGCCCCGACAGCTTTCGCTACACCGTCACCGATGGGAGCGCGACCAGTGAAGCCACCGTTTTCGTTACGGTGCTGAACAACAACCCCCCAACTGTGCAAGCGGATACCGTGACCCTGGACGAAGACTCAAGTGCTCGGGTTGCCCCACTTGCGAACGACTCGGATTTGGACGGAGAGGCGCTGACGCTCGGATCTCTCGGCCAACCGGTCAACGGAACCGCGATCGACAACGGCGACGGAACAGTAACCTATAGGCCCCAGGCGGATTTCTGGGGACAAGATGCCTTCTCGTATGAGGCGGTCGATGAGCGGGGTGCCCGCTCTACCAGCCAGGTGGCGGTGACGGTCCGTGCCGTCAACGATCCCCCCGTGGCCGTCCTGGATCAACTGCAGACCGATCAGGGAGCGCCTGCTTCTGTTGACCCGCTCGCCAACGACACCGACGTCGATAGTGCATCGTTGAGTCTGGCTGGGGTGGACCCTGCCGACCACGGAACGGTCTTCGTCAACGCAGACCAGACGGTAACGTACACGCCGCCCCGCGGCTTTGCCGGCTCTGACCGGTTCGAGTACCGGGTGACCGACGGAATCCTGGTGTCCCAAGGCGTGGTCCTGGTGGAGGTGAGAGACATCAATGTGGCACCTGTGGCGGCTGATGACACCGCGGAGATTGACGAAGATGGGCAGGTGTCCATCGACGTGCTAAGCAATGACACCGATGCGGACGGAGATCAGGTTTCCATTACTTCGGTCTCTCCTGGTGTACATGGGCAGGCGAGCGCCGGTTCGGATGGGACCATTGTTTACCAGCCCGACCCAGACTTCAACGGGACCGACCTGTTTGCCTATACCATATCGGATCCTGATGGCCTGGAAGCGACAGCGCAGGTTACCGTGACCGTGCAGGCGATCCCGGACGAGCCTCGGGCTCGTGACGACCAGCGATCTGCGTTTGAAGGACTTGTGGCCCGCTTTCTTCCGCTGGAAAACGACATGGACCCCGACGGTGATGCCATTCGCGTTTCGGCTGTGGGAGCTCCGGACCACGGGACGGCCGTGGTTCTGGACGGTAGCACAGTAGGGTATACGGCGCCTTCCGGCTTTGCAGGCACGGCAAGTTTCTCGTATGAGGCCACCGATGCCACCGGA
This window encodes:
- a CDS encoding T9SS type A sorting domain-containing protein — its product is MTQISAVPILGEVGVGNIDSNGLLDVWAVSGTGITGWFADGAQDFEQLSDNAGALHDLDGDGDLDLFTGYLYQENLGGVFDVATSPLQIDFCFGQFGLVEISGDGFPDVVVHDPCTATLRAFFSTGPAMFDPAVILFATTSDVQAIRGVNLDGDADMDVAFAYPSESRLVLLTNVDGVGTLVESTLVAGTGWLDRFAIGDLNGDGSDDLVARNLSGSQIAWAPGDGTGNLGAPVSIGSGNDEQLADMDGDGDLDIVAKWSGIGWFANDGSGAFAPFMSVLSNPTNADFETGSLFGDPFADLVVYSRGNSRVEVHANLGEGTDFFLFPLTESQIGQPANLVTADFDQDGADELALRGAGSELWYLDVLDGRTPRLLDRGVNVAELGSGDFSRDNVPDLLGFQFNQTGSVFRYENFDGSGYFSIREGLADFAFPETMQNGVAADVNGDGLTDLVANVWNSTTGTSHAATMLQDPDGSFGTPTLSPGVSGYIDAFRPGDVDGDGLLDLLAQDVQNRETVWLPNLTGQDFGPAVSIVSGLCVQFLEVGNLNGDGLVDFVLNDCSSGAIIPWVNDGAAFTPGPAIVQNCHDGLLLEDFRGLNRDDLILGNACTGDVTHFENDGQGQFPTSSQVVQGLSGQGFDFSAGDMDGDGAPDLVFALQFGDEVQWLRNLSAVQAPELVLVSVCDPTGCTDVRLGRAMGATDGFDPPLDTFAPPPPPPGARDARFQRDGEDYIIDVISNAGNAAAWDLAFDGQGDVAVVWDPTTLPPGGDWRLTDPGGSGLDIDMRSDPVYLDIDDLGAVRIQFSAVAQVALNLQSTWNMVSLPLERTETAEQLFPGAIPGSWYAFDGLYARPATDQFSCGEGYWLRMTTGGVTNLQGPPCQQFDLPLLEGWNMVGGPACSVGIGFVQDPSSILITGTLFDYSAGYQPASRFEPGVGYWIRAAADGTISFDCATSAKSGAVDPAAGPLEGFSIVNLRDDRGGIQRLYWGGTLPAGLDRRAYSTPPPAAGQAFAAEFEDGRYVSEAAGTILLQDAEMPLEIRSDRAVTAVGLDASGRELVRLSLEPGAPVRITDPGLAMIRLGEEVPTEYILEPAYPNPFNPEATVAFQLPTEEHVTLQVFDVLGRLVTTLVNGEPLAAGRHEIRLDGSSWSSGVYVVRLQVSDRALVRRVILAK
- a CDS encoding response regulator, which gives rise to MTSSDHVEGDGNGLNSPMSSDDRNIRVWLVEDDREYRDTALYILGNTTGISCEATFHSVEQMVTGWSEGRKTPDVILMDVGLPGQTGLEGARWVKAHAPQTPVVMLTIQDSADVIYSALRAGASGYILKDTPIDKLVAAIRAAAAGGTLMSAPVATKVLGFFSSQDSRSDFGLTDRELEVLTLMAEGLPHAQIAERLYLSGHTVENHLRSIYRKLHVSSGLQAVVKAMRSGIV
- a CDS encoding ATP-binding protein; protein product: MLRRLLIFLCACLPFREVCGQASSQILEGYHIRHWTSNEGLPVSHVEWIRSSSDGYLWLATGSGLVRFDGVEFRTFSGNELPGWSSNYVEYLWADCEDTLWAFERRTGHALQYDPDSQGFSPTSGIAAISSCGDWPLSHSEVVLRGRSDADALRAAGAAGVYVRGDSLMAISSAGLFQLTDQQTVLVKALSPDEAPDDALGIVTAEGEVWYQADGWLGRWDGRRFHRILRSESELSTWSLASEGIHVSDGRSLLYAHETGADTVLSAFPPGSLYRILATDRENRPWVRFDFPDGGSGIGFVEDGRLRTVDLGVRVGTVNSVAEDREGTVWVGSDAGLFALRHSPFELPALVEDSREPLVKAVAEVRPGVLLVGTWEDGIYLLSGNQSQRVALANITMVFGLVETGPEEILVLGSTDTVEWPSRTPLRRLTPPVRRALVDETGTVWQGGRELYRGDTLVPGVSQIWALEQLGDSVLVGTESGLFGGTSAGMMPIRSIDEWVVSIQPSSLGGVWLGTNGSGLLHLGSGGKHSLTAEQGLPSEGVWCALETEGWVWLSTDAGLSRFALGPPDDPFARARAEGVTTYTEADGLQSREFNRGGNSCAKSTDGRLHFGSLRGLVSVIPGRISRNEQPPRIQIRQVDVDGIPAPYTGDELNLPPGVHNLTVRFASSSMASPEKNRFWYRLNQNQLAPALQGQRELTLIGLRHGVTEIEVHGTNNDGVRSASPAMLRVAIEPRILESWWGRLGVALILVTLGSFWFRQRDVLRRARIVEAQRVSIAHDLHDDLGSRLGALMLRLELLAQRGAGEAISDELSALSETARSISGQFRDTLWLISPERDRLADLTDRIRQHVDKVLPPGSWNVEASAEQPEYKLGASFRRHVFLAFKEAVHNAAKHAQASRFSISVHQQGRTLEVRVEDDGRGFDPAAPRRDGSMGLDSMQRRAAAVGGSAVVTSGPGQGTVVTFTAPLSK
- a CDS encoding tandem-95 repeat protein — its product is MARSNTRAFAIFLSILGLAGVAEARQSEQYPILFGDGSRTQALVIGFDDLASDGLDIGLDQLAPPPAPSGFDVRLDWNGEQYFVDMRSRPDAGATATFRVLFDAEDLTSLSVSWDADALRAARRSFILQEPGGGGFSLDMTGTSSIAPATVPGIAAPKAFEIVVGLPLPPSALDDSATLDEDGAITIDLLANDTDPSGDGLELFSLTTPAHGTLADNGDGTVDYAPDENYFGPDSFEYTVFNGQLATASVAITVVPVNDPPEALDDSGTVDEDGVLELDLLSNDVDVEADALSLVSFTTPASGSIEDPGLAASKRGAADLVYRPDPDFHGSDSFTYVVDDGNGGQDTGVVVITVNAVNDPPSATDDEVQTTLDNSLSIDVLANDSDVEGDQLSIDSFQQPSHGSTTLDDGGTPEDAADDRLIYTPQAGYHNQDGSPDSFRYTVTDGSATSEATVFVTVLNNNPPTVQADTVTLDEDSSARVAPLANDSDLDGEALTLGSLGQPVNGTAIDNGDGTVTYRPQADFWGQDAFSYEAVDERGARSTSQVAVTVRAVNDPPVAVLDQLQTDQGAPASVDPLANDTDVDSASLSLAGVDPADHGTVFVNADQTVTYTPPRGFAGSDRFEYRVTDGILVSQGVVLVEVRDINVAPVAADDTAEIDEDGQVSIDVLSNDTDADGDQVSITSVSPGVHGQASAGSDGTIVYQPDPDFNGTDLFAYTISDPDGLEATAQVTVTVQAIPDEPRARDDQRSAFEGLVARFLPLENDMDPDGDAIRVSAVGAPDHGTAVVLDGSTVGYTAPSGFAGTASFSYEATDATGRTASASIFVDVKPIPGDDDGVTVETEADAPNGGDGNGDGVPDAEQAHVASLPSATSGDYVTVAAEPGSELLAVTSTADNPASEPPPADAQFPAGFLAYELRGGTGNETQTVTLHMESGEFDAYYKFGPTPENTTPHWYNFAYDGETGAVVSGNTITLHFRDGRRGDDDLTVNGVIVDPGAPAKTANSLPIAAEDLVATMEDVPVQITPLANDSDPDMDELTIRSYTAPANGSIDRSGHTLTYTPDADFFGQDTFSYVVADGKGGSVSAQIRITITPVNDPPIAQTDHFLTDEDIPLSITTLLSNDTDVDDSSASLTLELISAAQHGLVARTSSGGVIFTPAANFSGEDRFGYTVTDGKASSAGVVVVTVASVNDPPTATEDHVVIGPDAAEVQVFPLANDTDIERDMLSLVDVGSAAFGTATLVQESILYVPGAGFPGRDSLTYVVRDAPGAESVGTVYIVRGAAAPVATDDLASTPEDTPITISPLANDTDPNGDTLRIVAVQQPTLGTAELMEGGLVVYTPAPDVFGEDVFQYSVADDSLHTDGHIRIEITPVNDAPRFPEGSPVFVAPGVRETIQVGGVDPPGQDPDKEVVFSFREAVDPEGDPIEYTWSVYPDSSRVEPQLTGQSLGGTFHVTLGALATMAASTPGEVAEVWAGVTAADAEARSDSELLPLQLSRGLLTSTGSDDVPEEFALHTNFPNPFNPTTTIRYDVPEAGHLLLEVFDVRGKRVAVLADEVQSPGKHVQTFDAGTLPSGVYLYRLTSGSFTQVKTMILIK